A segment of the Haemorhous mexicanus isolate bHaeMex1 chromosome 3, bHaeMex1.pri, whole genome shotgun sequence genome:
CCAAAACTGACTTCTTTATTGGAGGTTTCCAAGGGACAGAAGAACCCAGATCCTGAAGCCTGACACCGATCAAACAGGGATCACTATCAAAATCAAAACAGTCTCCACCACAGGAAAAACATCTCCGCTGTTTGtgtcacccagcacagcccccctgaACCAACATTCAAATAGTCAAGAGTGACACTGGCCCCGGGTAAGGGGATACCCAGCACATTTACATCcctgcacctgccctgctgcccagaacGGCGGCACCAaatcccctccagcagcagcagctctatAAAGATCCTCTTGCCATCCCTGACACTCCACCAACAGCAGCCACTGACctgcctctggctctgctgccacagcccctggccagcacagctctgctccccagatCACACCATGGAAGCTTGTCACTCTCCACAGCAATCCAGTGTCACTTCATATGGGGCCATGGCTTTGGCCATCATCACCCTGGAGGCATTTCCTGGCATGTGGATAAATGCCTTCCTGGTTTGTGTGCTTTGCATTGCCtgggtgaaaaagaaaatcttgaaCTCTAATGAGAAgatcttgctgctgctgggatgctCCAGGTTTTGCTATTTGTGCTTCTCATGGGTATATTGCTGCCTTTCAACAACTTATCCCAATTACCTTCATGTTCAACCCACATTCCaactaattatattttttcaaagcttttttaaTTGTTCCAACTTGTGGGTCTCAGcctctctttctgttttttattgtataaaaattgccaatttcagGAACAGCTTCTTCATCTACCTGAAACTAAAAACAGACAGGATTGTGCCCTGGCTTTTGTTGACATCATTGCTTTCAGCCTTGGCTATCGGCATCATCGCCTATGACATCGCTGTTACACAGCTCAGTATCAACCGCAATTCCACCGGGCAAGGAAATTTTTCAAAAGTTAGAGGCAAAGTGGATGAAAATTTTTTCCAGATATATTTTATCTATGGCTTTGGAATTATCACATCTTTCACAGCAGTCATCTcttctgcccttctccttctcttttctctctggagaCACAAATGCAAGATGCAGAAAAATTCCATGAACAGCTTCAGCATGGATGCCCATATCAAAGCCATGAAATCTATTCTCTCCTTTTTTATAATGTATAGTATTAACTTCATATTTTTGATCCTGTTACCAATTAAttcaacaaagaaagaaaattatgtggCATTTCTTAGTTTACTATTTCTGTATGCTTTTCCAGGTGTTCATTCCCTTATTCTGATTTTCAGCAATCCTAAGCTGGAAAAGACACTGATAAGGATTCTATCCTGTGTCAAGTGCAAGGATTGCATGAGGTAGGAACTGTAATAAATGCTGGAGCTTATGCAAAGTCTTTGTATTTCACTAGAAGACACAAGTCAATTTATCTCTAATGCAACTCTCTGGGCAGTGTAGATGATACAGATGCTCTTTCTTTAACACCAAAGTTAAGAATAAATCTTTCAAATTCCTTCAGTCAAATGAGTAGTAATTAGATTATTGCTACTATTTCATTTTGGTATTTCTTTGAGTTCAATTCTTGTCAATGACAAATTCATTTAGGTCTTATACATGGGCTGGATGCAAAGGGGCAATAAGAGTACTGCAAACCTTCCTCAAGCGCTTTGGCACTTGCTGATTGAAAAATGACTGTACTCAGCATCAGGTTTATTTGTGTTTGGGTAtatatttctttctgctgtgtcTCTGTTTTTTGCAATATTATCACTTGTAACACTAGGGGTAGTGGCTTTGCCTTGAAGAATTGCAGTCTGAGGAGTTCCCAAATTGGAGACATCTCATCCTGAAGGACTGCAGACCACAGATGGGGTCCACACTCTAGCAGGGAAGAGAAGACTTTTTATAGACTGACTGCAACCCCTATTCAATGTCACCCTGCACCATGttggggaggaggtggagaagCTGGGAATGAAAGAGTGAATTTTGAGCTGTGATGAAGAAGGGTGAAAGGGGCAGTGCTCTAGTTTTGTGCTTGTTCCTCAACATCCTACTCTATATTCAAACAGcaataaattaaagaaattttttgaAATTTGAG
Coding sequences within it:
- the LOC132325561 gene encoding taste receptor type 2 member 9-like, which encodes MEACHSPQQSSVTSYGAMALAIITLEAFPGMWINAFLVCVLCIAWVKKKILNSNEKILLLLGCSRFCYLCFSWVYCCLSTTYPNYLHVQPTFQLIIFFQSFFNCSNLWVSASLSVFYCIKIANFRNSFFIYLKLKTDRIVPWLLLTSLLSALAIGIIAYDIAVTQLSINRNSTGQGNFSKVRGKVDENFFQIYFIYGFGIITSFTAVISSALLLLFSLWRHKCKMQKNSMNSFSMDAHIKAMKSILSFFIMYSINFIFLILLPINSTKKENYVAFLSLLFLYAFPGVHSLILIFSNPKLEKTLIRILSCVKCKDCMR